TCCATCGTCGCGGTGCGTGGTGAGCGGGCGATGGCGGGTAAGGCCCTCACCCATGAGGGCATCGTGGCCATTCGCTGGACACTCCCGTCGGGTACCGAGATCGACACCGGCTTCCGGCCGGACGACCGGACAGAAACAAAGAACTGGGTCAAGGAGGACGAGTGACGGTCAGCGACAAGCGCAGCGGTACCGCGGAGCGTGCCCTGCTCGTGCTGGAGGACGGCCGGGTGTTCACCGGGACCGCCTTCGGCGCGATCGGACAGACGCTGGGTGAGGCGGTGTTCTCCACCGGCATGTCCGGCTACCAGGAGACGCTGACCGACCCGAGCTACCACCGCCAGATCGTGGTCGCCACCGCGCCGCAGATCGGCAACACCGGTTGGAACGGCGAGGACGGCGAGAGCCGCGACGACAGGATCTGGGTCGCCGGTTATGCGATCCGCGACGCCTCGCCGCGCCCGTCGAGCTGGCGTGCCACCGGCACCCTCGACCACGAGCTGCAGCGCCAGGGCATCGTCGGGATCGCCGGGATCGACACCCGGGCGGTCGTGCGGCATCTGCGCACGGCCGGCTCGATGAAGGCGGGCATCTTCTCCGGTGCCGCCCTCGCCGACGGCGCAGAGGTGGACACCCTCGTCGACCGGGTGCGCAACCAGCCCTCGATGCTGGGAGCCGACCTGGCCGGTGAGGTGTCCACCGACTCGCTGTACACGGTGGATCCCGCCGGCGAGCACCGGTTCACGGTCGCCGCGATCGACCTGGGCATCAAGACCAACACCCCGCGCAACTTCGCCAAGCGCGGCATCCGCACCCACGTGCTGCCCTCGGCCGCCACGTTCGCCCAGATCGCCGAGCTCAACCCCGACGGTGTGTTCCTGTCCAACGGGCCGGGCGACCCGGCCACCGCCGATCACATCGTCGAGGTCACCCGCGAGGTGCTCGGCGCTGGAATCCCGTTGTTCGGAATCTGTTTCGGCAACCAGATCCTCGGTCGCGCGCTGGGCCGGTCGACCTACAAGATGACCTTCGGGCACCGCGGCATCAACATCCCGGTGATCGACCACGCCACCCGCAGCGTCGCCATCACCGCGCAGAACCACGGGTTCGCCCTCGAAGGCGAGGCGGGCGAGGAGTTCGACACCGACTTCGGCAGGGCCATCGTCAGCCACACCTGCGCCAACGACGGCACCGTCGAGGGCATCAAGCTCATCGACGGGAGCGCGTTCTCGGTGCAGTACCACCCCGAGGCCGCGGCCGGTCCGCGTGACGCGGAGTACCTGTTCGACCAGTTCATCGACCTGTTGGGCCGCAAGGCGGGAGAGAAATAATGCCACGTCGTTCCGACCTCAACCACGTCCTGGTCATCGGCTCGGGGCCGATCCTGATCGGCCAGGCCGCGGAGTTCGACTACTCGGGCACCCAGGCCTGCCGCGTGCTGCGCGCCGAGGGCCTGCAAGTCACCCTGATCAACTCCAACCCGGCGACGATCATGACCGACCCCGAATACGCCGACAACACCTATGTCGAGCCGATCACCCCGGGCTTCGTCGAGAAGGTCATCGCCCAGCAGGCCGAGCGCGGCAACAAGATCGACGCGGTGTTGGCCACCCTCGGTGGGCAGACCGCCCTGAACACCGCGGTCTCGCTGTACGAGAACGGGGCGCTGGAGCGCTACGGCGTCGAGATGATCGGCGCCGATTTCGATGCCATCCAGCGCGGCGAGGACCGGCAGAAGTTCAAGGACATCGTGGCCAAGGTGGGTGGCGAATCCGCCCGCAGCCGGGTGTGTTTCACCATGGACGAGGTGCGTGACACGGTCGCCGACCTGGGGTTGCCCGTCGTCGTTCGCCCCAGCTTCACCATGGGCGGCCTCGGCTCCGGGATGGCGTACTCCGCCGAGGATGTCGAGCGGATGGCCGGTGACGGCCTTGCCGCGTCGCCGAGTGCGAACGTGCTGATCGAGGAGTCCATCTACGGCTGGAAGGAATACGAGCTCGAGCTCATGCGCGATCACCACGACAACGTGGTGGTGGTCTGCTCGATCGAGAACTTCGACCCGATGGGTGTGCACACCGGTGATTCGGTGACCGTCGCCCCGGCGATGACGCTGACCGACCGCGAGTACCAGACGATGCGTGATCTGGGCATCGCGATCCTGCGCGAGGTTGGGGTCGACACCGGCGGCTGCAACATCCAGTTCGCCATCAACCCCAAAGACGGCAGGCTCATCGTCATCGAGATGAACCCGCGCGTCTCGCGGTCCAGCGCGCTGGCGTCCAAGGCGACGGGGTTCCCGATCGCCAAGATCGCCGCCAAGCTGGCCATCGGCTACACCCTCGATGAGATCGTCAACGACATCACCAAGGAAACCCCGGCCTGTTTCGAGCCGACCCTGGACTATGTCGTGGTCAAGGCGCCGCGGTTCGCCTTCGAGAAGTTCCCCGGTGCCGACCCGACGCTGACCACCACCATGAAATCCGTCGGTGAGGCGATGTCGTTGGGCCGCAACTTCATCGAGGCGCTCGGCAAGGTGATGCGGTCCCTGGAGAACAAGCGGGCCGGCTTCTGGACCGGACCCGATCGCGACGCCTCTCTCGAGGAGCTGCTCACCGATCTACGCACCGCCACCGACGGCCGCATCTACGTCATCGAGCAGGCACTGCGCCTCGGTGGCACCGTCGAGCAGGTCGCCGAGGCGTCCGGGGTCGATCCCTGGTTCGTCGACCAGATCAACGGTCTGGTGGCATTGCGCGCCGAATTGGTCGACGCCCCGGTGCTCGACGAATGGCTGCTGCGCCGGGCCAAGCACAACGGATTGTCCGACGGCCAGATCGCCGCGCTGCGTCCCGAACTCGCCGGTGAGAGCGGGGTGCGAGCCTTGCGTGAGCGGCTCGGCATCCGCCCGGTCTACAAGACCGTGGACACCTGCGCCGCCGAATTCGAGGCCCGCACGCCCTATCACTACAGCAGCTATGAGCTGGACCCCGCGGCCGAGACCGAGGTCGCCCCGCAGACCGAGAAGCCCAAGGTGCTGATCCTCGGCTCGGGACCCAACCGGATCGGGCAGGGCATCGAGTTCGACTACAGCTGTGTGCACGCGGCGACCACGTTGAGTCAGGCCGGGTTCGAGACGGTGATGGTCAACTGCAATCCCGAGACCGTGTCCACCGACTACGACACCGCCGACCGGCTCTACTTCGAGCCGCTGACCTTCGAGGACGTGTTGGAGGTCTACCACGCCGAGCAGGACTCGGGCAGTGGCGGTCCCGGCGTTGTCGGCGTCATCGTGCAGCTCGGCGGGCAGACCCCGCTGGGCCTGGCCGAGCGACTGGAGCGTGCCGGGGTGCCGATCGTGGGCACCAAGCCCGAGGCCATCGATCTGGCCGAGGACCGTGGCCTGTTCGGCGAGGTGCTGGTCAACGCCGGTCTGCCCGCGCCGCGCTTCGGCACCGCCACCAGTTTCGAGCAGGCCCGCCGCATCGCCGCCGATATCGGCTACCCGGTGCTGGTGCGCCCCTCCTATGTGCTGGGCGGCCGCGGTATGGAGATCGTCTACGACGAGGAGACCCTGCAGGGCTACATCGAGCGCGCCACCGAACTGTCCCCGGAGCATCCGGTGCTGGTCGACCGGTTCCTCGAGGACGCCATCGAGATCGACGTCGACGCGCTGTGCGACGGCACCGAGGTCTACATCGGTGGCGTCATGGAGCACATCGAGGAGGCCGGTATCCACTCCGGCGACTCGGCGTGCGCGCTGCCGCCGGTCACCCTCGGCCGCACCGATATCGAGAAGGTCCGCCAGGCCACCGAGGCCATCGCGCACGGGATCGGCGTGGTCGGATTGCTCAACGTCCAGTACGCACTCAAGGACGATGTGCTCTACGTGCTGGAGGCCAACCCGAGAGCGTCCCGTACGGTGCCGTTCGTTTCCAAGGCCACCGCGGTGCCGCTGGCCAAGGCGTGCGCTCGGATCATGCTGGGCGCCACCATCGCCGAGTTGCGTGCCGAGGGTGTGTTGGTGCGTACCGGTGACGGGGCCACCGTGTCCCCGCACGCCCCGATCGCGGTCAAGGAGGCGGTCCTTCCGTTCCATCGGTTCCGCAAGGCCGATGGTTCCCAGGTGGATTCGCTGCTGGGCCCGGAGATGAAGTCGACCGGCGAGGTGATGGGTATCGACCGTGACTTCGGTACCGCGTTCGCCAAGAGCCAGAGTGCGGCCTACGGTTCGCTGCCCGCCTCCGGCACGGTCTTCGTCTCCGTGGCCAACCGCGACAAGCGCTCGCTGGTGTTCCCGGTGAAGCGGCTGGCCGACCTCGGCTTCCGGGTGCTGGCCACCGAGGGCACCGCGGAGATGTTGCGCCGCAACGGCATTCCGTGTGACGAGGTGCGCAAGCACTTCGAGACCGAGAACGAATCCGGCACCGACGGGCGTCGCTCGGCGGTCGAGGTCATCCGCGCCGGCGAGGTCGACATGGTGATCAACACCCCGTATGGCAACTCCGGCCCACGCATCGACGGGTACGAGATCCGTTCGGCGGCGGTGTCGGTGAACATCCCGTGCGTGACGACGGTGCAGGGCGCGTCGGCCGCGGTGCAGGGCATCGAGGCCGGGATCCGCGGTGATATCGGGGTGCGCTCGCTGCAGGAGTTGCACAGCCAACTGGCCGAGAAATGACCCCGTTCGGGGTGCGGCTGGCCCACGCCGTCGCGGCAAGGGGCGCGCTGTGCCCCGGGATCGACCCGCACCCGGAGCTTTTGGCGGCATGGGGACTGGGCACCGGTATCGACGCGCTGCGCACGTTCAGCGATATCTGCGTGCAGGCCTTCGCCGATGTCGCGATCGTGAAACCGCAGGTGGCCTTCTACGAGGCGTACGGCTCGGCCGGCTTCGCCGTGCTGGAGGCGACCATGGCGGCGCTGCGCGATGCCGGGGTGCTGGTGCTCGCCGACGCCAAGCGTGGTGACATCGGCTCGACCATGGCCGCCTACGCCCAGGCGTGGGCCGGCGATACCGCGCTGGCCGCCGATGCTGTCACCGCGTCGCCGTATCTGGGCTTCGAATCGTTGCGCCCGTTGCTCGACCTCGCCGCCGCCAACGGCAGGGGAGTGTTCGTGCTGGCCGCGACGTCCAATCCCGAGGGGGCGGGCCTGCAGGGGGCGCTGACCGGGGATCGCACCGTGGCGCAGACGATCGTCGACGCGGTGGGTGCGGAGAACCGCCGCACCGGCACGGGGTCGGTGGGCGTCGTGGTGGGTGCCACGCTGGCCCAACCGCCGGATCTGGACGCGTTGGACGGGCCGGTGCTGGCACCGGGGGTCGGAGCACAGGGCGGCCGCGTGCAGGACCTCGGCCGGCTGGGGCCGCGGGTGCTGCCCGCGGTGTCGCGCGAGATCCTGCGCGCCGGTCCGGACGTCGAGGCGATGCGGGCGGTGGTCGCCGGGCTGCGCGAGCAGCTCGCCCGGCTGGCCTGAGGGCCCCGTGCACCCTCCTGGCGTGCCGCTGTCGCCCCGATCGGGCCCGTCATGCGCAGGAGGGGCCGCCGCGGTGCGACCGCGTCCGCTCGGCGACGCTACCGACCGGTAGCTCCGGGCCGGCGACACGCCCGACACGCCATGACCAGCGAAAATTTCTCATTCCACCGCCAGGATCGGCGTTTACCGGCGGTCCGGTGACGCTCACCGAAACCGGCGCCAACGTCGCTGAGGTGCGAAAACCCCTGTTATGCAGGCACATCGTGCGCGCAGGGCGCCGATCGGCAATGTGTCCGATCCGGCGCTGTGTGCTCGGCGCACGCTGTACACGCTGGTCTTTTGGCCGGATTACCCGGGGGTGGGGTTAGCTTTCGTCAGGATGCGTGGGTACGGTCGTCGTCGCTGGCTGGTTACGTGATCCAGCCGTGATGAAACAACAGATGGCGAGAGACGGAGGAACCCCGTGGCCCTTCCCCAGTTGACCGACGAACAGCGCGCGGCAGCGTTGGAGAAGGCTGCTGCCGCACGTCGAGCGCGAGCCGAGCTCAAAGATCGGCTGAAGCGCGGCGGCACCAACCTCAAGCAGGTGCTCACCGACGCCGAGACCGACGAGGTCTTGGGCAAGATGAAGGTTTCCGCGCTGCTGGAGGCCCTGCCCAAGGTCGGCAAGGTCAAGGCGCAGGAGATCATGACCGAGCTGGAGATCGCCCCGACCCGCCGCCTGCGCGGCCTCGGCGACCGCCAGCGCAAGGCCTTGCTGGAGAAGTTCGACTTCTCCTGAGCGCGAACAAGTGAGAACCGGTGGTGGGCCGGGCAAGGCCGCAGTCGTGGTTTTGTCCGGCCCGTCCGCTGTCGGGAAGTCCACCGTGGTCCGCTGCCTGCGCGACCGGATTCCCGACCTGCATTTCAGCGTGTCCGTGACGACACGTGCACCGCGACCCGGCGAGGTCGACGGTGTGGACTACAGCTTCGTATCGCCCGCGCAGTTCCAGCGACTGATCGATGACGACGAACTGCTCGAATGGGCAGATATCCACGGCGGCCTGCATCGGTCGGGGACCCCCGCGGCCCCGGTGCGCAGCGCGACGGCCGCCGGCGTGCCGGTTCTGATCGAGGTCGATCTGGCCGGTGCCCGCGCGGTGAAGGCAGCCATGCCCGAGGCGATCTCGGTCTTCCTGGCCCCGCCCAGTTGGGAGGCGCTGGAGGAAAGGCTGACCGGACGGGGCACCGAGAGCCCGGAGGTCCAGGCCCGTCGCCTGGCGACCGCCAGGCAGGAACTCGCGGCGAAGGACGACTTCGACGTGGTGGTTGTCAACAGTCAATTGGAGTCAGCGTGCTCGGAATTGGTATCCTTGCTGGTGGCCCACTGAGCGATGGCGCCTCGCACCACGCGACAGCGCTGCCACCCAGCCGTCAACTACATTTTCGCTAACGCCGAATCTTGATTACACCGGGAGATATTTCGTGAGCACGCCTGTCGAGAACATCGACGCCGCCAGCGCATACGACACACCGCTGGGCATCACCAATCCGCCGATCGACGAGCTGCTCGACCGCGCTTCCAGCAAGTACGCGCTGGTCATCTACGCCGCCAAGCGCGCGCGGCAGATCAACGACTACTACAACCAGCTCGGTGACGGCATCCTGGAGTACGTCGGCCCGCTGGTCGAGCCGGGTCTGCAGGAGAAGCCGCTGTCGATCGCCATGCGTGAGATCCACGCCGACCTTCTCGAGCACGCCGAGGGCGAGCAGTAGGGCCTTTCGGCTACATGGAGCAGAAGCGGATCGTCGTCGGTGTTGCCGGCGGGATTGCCGCCTTCAAGGCGTGCACAGTCGTGCGCCAGCTCAAAGAGGCCGGTCATTCGGTCCGCGTCGTGCCGACCGAGTCGGCGCTGAAGTTCATCGGTGCGGCCACCTTCGAGGCGCTGTCCGGCCAGCCCGTGCACACCGGGGTCTTCGAGAATGTCGACGAGGTGCCGCATGTGCGGATCGGCCAGCAGGCCGATCTCGTGGTGGTCGCCCCCGCCACCGCGGATCTGATGGCGCGCGCAGCCGCCGGGCGTGCCGACGACCTGCTCACCGGAACGCTGCTCACCGCGCGATGTCCGGTGCTGTTCGCGCCGGCCATGCACACCGAGATGTGGTTCCACCCGGCCACCACCGACAATGT
The sequence above is drawn from the Mycolicibacterium neoaurum VKM Ac-1815D genome and encodes:
- the carA gene encoding glutamine-hydrolyzing carbamoyl-phosphate synthase small subunit, with product MTVSDKRSGTAERALLVLEDGRVFTGTAFGAIGQTLGEAVFSTGMSGYQETLTDPSYHRQIVVATAPQIGNTGWNGEDGESRDDRIWVAGYAIRDASPRPSSWRATGTLDHELQRQGIVGIAGIDTRAVVRHLRTAGSMKAGIFSGAALADGAEVDTLVDRVRNQPSMLGADLAGEVSTDSLYTVDPAGEHRFTVAAIDLGIKTNTPRNFAKRGIRTHVLPSAATFAQIAELNPDGVFLSNGPGDPATADHIVEVTREVLGAGIPLFGICFGNQILGRALGRSTYKMTFGHRGINIPVIDHATRSVAITAQNHGFALEGEAGEEFDTDFGRAIVSHTCANDGTVEGIKLIDGSAFSVQYHPEAAAGPRDAEYLFDQFIDLLGRKAGEK
- the carB gene encoding carbamoyl-phosphate synthase large subunit codes for the protein MPRRSDLNHVLVIGSGPILIGQAAEFDYSGTQACRVLRAEGLQVTLINSNPATIMTDPEYADNTYVEPITPGFVEKVIAQQAERGNKIDAVLATLGGQTALNTAVSLYENGALERYGVEMIGADFDAIQRGEDRQKFKDIVAKVGGESARSRVCFTMDEVRDTVADLGLPVVVRPSFTMGGLGSGMAYSAEDVERMAGDGLAASPSANVLIEESIYGWKEYELELMRDHHDNVVVVCSIENFDPMGVHTGDSVTVAPAMTLTDREYQTMRDLGIAILREVGVDTGGCNIQFAINPKDGRLIVIEMNPRVSRSSALASKATGFPIAKIAAKLAIGYTLDEIVNDITKETPACFEPTLDYVVVKAPRFAFEKFPGADPTLTTTMKSVGEAMSLGRNFIEALGKVMRSLENKRAGFWTGPDRDASLEELLTDLRTATDGRIYVIEQALRLGGTVEQVAEASGVDPWFVDQINGLVALRAELVDAPVLDEWLLRRAKHNGLSDGQIAALRPELAGESGVRALRERLGIRPVYKTVDTCAAEFEARTPYHYSSYELDPAAETEVAPQTEKPKVLILGSGPNRIGQGIEFDYSCVHAATTLSQAGFETVMVNCNPETVSTDYDTADRLYFEPLTFEDVLEVYHAEQDSGSGGPGVVGVIVQLGGQTPLGLAERLERAGVPIVGTKPEAIDLAEDRGLFGEVLVNAGLPAPRFGTATSFEQARRIAADIGYPVLVRPSYVLGGRGMEIVYDEETLQGYIERATELSPEHPVLVDRFLEDAIEIDVDALCDGTEVYIGGVMEHIEEAGIHSGDSACALPPVTLGRTDIEKVRQATEAIAHGIGVVGLLNVQYALKDDVLYVLEANPRASRTVPFVSKATAVPLAKACARIMLGATIAELRAEGVLVRTGDGATVSPHAPIAVKEAVLPFHRFRKADGSQVDSLLGPEMKSTGEVMGIDRDFGTAFAKSQSAAYGSLPASGTVFVSVANRDKRSLVFPVKRLADLGFRVLATEGTAEMLRRNGIPCDEVRKHFETENESGTDGRRSAVEVIRAGEVDMVINTPYGNSGPRIDGYEIRSAAVSVNIPCVTTVQGASAAVQGIEAGIRGDIGVRSLQELHSQLAEK
- the pyrF gene encoding orotidine-5'-phosphate decarboxylase, whose product is MTPFGVRLAHAVAARGALCPGIDPHPELLAAWGLGTGIDALRTFSDICVQAFADVAIVKPQVAFYEAYGSAGFAVLEATMAALRDAGVLVLADAKRGDIGSTMAAYAQAWAGDTALAADAVTASPYLGFESLRPLLDLAAANGRGVFVLAATSNPEGAGLQGALTGDRTVAQTIVDAVGAENRRTGTGSVGVVVGATLAQPPDLDALDGPVLAPGVGAQGGRVQDLGRLGPRVLPAVSREILRAGPDVEAMRAVVAGLREQLARLA
- the mihF gene encoding integration host factor, actinobacterial type, whose translation is MALPQLTDEQRAAALEKAAAARRARAELKDRLKRGGTNLKQVLTDAETDEVLGKMKVSALLEALPKVGKVKAQEIMTELEIAPTRRLRGLGDRQRKALLEKFDFS
- the gmk gene encoding guanylate kinase, producing the protein MRTGGGPGKAAVVVLSGPSAVGKSTVVRCLRDRIPDLHFSVSVTTRAPRPGEVDGVDYSFVSPAQFQRLIDDDELLEWADIHGGLHRSGTPAAPVRSATAAGVPVLIEVDLAGARAVKAAMPEAISVFLAPPSWEALEERLTGRGTESPEVQARRLATARQELAAKDDFDVVVVNSQLESACSELVSLLVAH
- the rpoZ gene encoding DNA-directed RNA polymerase subunit omega, with product MSTPVENIDAASAYDTPLGITNPPIDELLDRASSKYALVIYAAKRARQINDYYNQLGDGILEYVGPLVEPGLQEKPLSIAMREIHADLLEHAEGEQ